From a region of the Halolamina sp. CBA1230 genome:
- a CDS encoding replication factor C large subunit — protein sequence MADWTESYRPDTLSAVRGNDKARDAFEEWGRTWDDHREAVILHGSPGVGKTSAAHALASDMGWETVELNASDQRTADKIERFAGRAARNETLGGDATDEGGRQLIIVDEADNIHGNYDRGGAGAITELVKEANQPIVLIANEFYEMSRGLRNACREIEFRDVSARSIVPVLRDICRKEGIEFESDALQRIADANSGDLRGAVKDLQATAEGRDHLTVEDVVTGDRDTTAGIFTVLDAILKEEESAQDALHVAYDADETPDDLTAWVEDKVMKVYEPRETVRAYEFVANADRWLGRVQATQEYAYWRYVTDNVAAGVAASRDDTYGGWTQYGGRPQMWPSSDATIDEICRKIAVSGGLSIETARREVLPFLSAMIHHCKPRELAVAVTAYFEFDEAELAAVSGSGESTNKVQGIVEDAQELREDELEEHAGGAFAGDLPEREDEGESENGEPAPEEEPAEAEPEEEESDDSQAGLSDFV from the coding sequence ATGGCTGACTGGACGGAGTCCTACCGGCCCGACACGCTCTCGGCGGTCCGGGGGAACGACAAAGCCCGCGACGCCTTCGAGGAGTGGGGGCGGACGTGGGACGATCACCGGGAGGCGGTGATCCTCCACGGCAGCCCCGGCGTGGGGAAGACCTCGGCGGCTCACGCGCTGGCGTCGGACATGGGCTGGGAGACGGTCGAACTCAACGCCTCCGACCAGCGCACCGCCGACAAGATCGAGCGGTTCGCCGGCCGTGCGGCGCGCAACGAGACGCTGGGTGGCGATGCGACCGACGAGGGAGGCCGACAGCTGATCATCGTCGACGAGGCTGACAACATCCACGGCAACTACGACCGCGGCGGCGCGGGGGCGATCACGGAGCTAGTGAAGGAAGCGAACCAGCCGATCGTCCTCATCGCCAACGAGTTCTACGAGATGAGCCGCGGGCTCCGGAACGCCTGCCGGGAGATCGAGTTCCGGGACGTCTCCGCGCGCTCGATCGTCCCCGTCCTCCGGGACATCTGCCGGAAGGAGGGGATCGAGTTCGAGAGCGACGCGCTCCAGCGCATCGCCGACGCCAACAGCGGCGACCTCCGCGGGGCGGTGAAGGACCTCCAAGCGACGGCGGAGGGGAGAGACCACCTTACCGTCGAGGACGTGGTCACGGGCGACCGCGACACGACGGCCGGCATCTTCACCGTCCTCGACGCGATCCTGAAAGAGGAGGAGAGCGCGCAGGACGCGCTCCACGTCGCCTACGACGCCGACGAGACGCCGGACGACCTCACGGCGTGGGTCGAGGACAAGGTGATGAAGGTGTACGAACCCCGGGAGACCGTCCGGGCCTACGAGTTCGTCGCCAACGCCGACCGCTGGCTCGGCCGCGTGCAGGCCACACAGGAGTACGCCTACTGGCGCTACGTCACCGACAACGTCGCCGCGGGCGTCGCCGCCTCCCGCGACGACACCTACGGCGGCTGGACCCAGTACGGCGGCCGCCCGCAGATGTGGCCCTCCTCGGACGCGACGATCGACGAGATCTGCCGGAAGATCGCGGTCTCGGGCGGGCTGAGCATCGAGACCGCCCGGCGGGAGGTACTGCCGTTCCTCTCGGCGATGATCCACCACTGCAAGCCGCGCGAACTCGCCGTCGCCGTGACGGCGTACTTCGAGTTCGACGAGGCGGAGCTCGCGGCGGTGTCGGGCAGCGGCGAGTCCACCAACAAGGTCCAAGGGATCGTCGAGGACGCACAGGAACTCCGCGAAGACGAACTGGAGGAACACGCCGGCGGCGCGTTCGCTGGCGACCTCCCGGAGCGCGAGGACGAGGGAGAGAGCGAAAACGGGGAGCCCGCCCCCGAGGAGGAGCCAGCGGAAGCCGAGCCCGAGGAGGAGGAGTCGGACGACTCGCAGGCGGGCCTCTCGGACTTCGTCTAG
- a CDS encoding GNAT family N-acetyltransferase: MFPAIIETERLRLEPRTPEYVDTFALYEHCKQGAPHIDEITEYLPWEPHATPNETAEFLERGVEGREEREGIDYVIRPREGQEGADEIAGFGGLTLDWDTDSAELGTWLRKPFWGRGYSAERALALAELAFEQLDLELVAVTHDVDNEQSARAIEKYIERMGGRREGTLRNFHAGDPPVDVVRYSVTQSEYRDADPEQEVTFLDGEGEPWP; this comes from the coding sequence ATGTTCCCCGCGATCATCGAGACCGAACGGCTCAGACTGGAGCCCCGGACGCCCGAATACGTCGACACGTTCGCCCTCTACGAGCACTGCAAGCAGGGCGCGCCACACATCGACGAGATCACCGAGTACCTGCCGTGGGAGCCCCACGCCACCCCCAACGAGACCGCGGAGTTCCTCGAACGCGGCGTGGAGGGGCGCGAGGAGCGCGAGGGGATCGACTACGTGATCCGACCGCGCGAAGGCCAAGAGGGGGCTGACGAGATCGCCGGCTTCGGCGGCCTCACGCTCGACTGGGACACCGACAGCGCCGAACTCGGGACGTGGCTCCGGAAGCCGTTCTGGGGGCGCGGCTACTCGGCCGAGCGCGCGCTGGCGCTGGCCGAACTCGCCTTCGAGCAGCTCGACCTCGAACTGGTGGCGGTGACCCACGACGTCGACAACGAGCAGTCGGCCCGGGCCATCGAGAAGTACATCGAGCGCATGGGCGGCCGTCGTGAAGGAACGCTGCGGAACTTCCACGCCGGCGACCCGCCCGTCGACGTCGTCCGCTACAGCGTCACGCAGTCGGAGTACCGCGACGCCGACCCCGAGCAGGAGGTGACGTTCCTCGACGGCGAGGGGGAGCCCTGGCCGTGA
- a CDS encoding Xaa-Pro peptidase family protein: MVDLDARAARLDDYLAATGHDAVWFARPNAFAWLTGGRNAPAREDGVGVAAAGYVSGDTPAFRAVAPAGDAERIADEELPDTFAVEPVPWHESLAEAVARESPGAGAADFDVPGLDRIDAGALRQPLVPNDVDRYRSLAEETAAAVERVCRELGPDDAEYEAASALRIALSSGEMSAPVVRVAGSERAEAYHSPPAGADELGDYAVVTVTAERRGLHASLTRTVAFDPPERFEEQFRSAARAEATALAATHEAVDSGGDAGDVFAAIREAYAELGFPDAWEDGEQGGAAGFARREWLAAPEADQDVRAPMGYAYNPVVGGARSEDTYLVSSGDEPFECLTATPNWPTFDAEAVGFDLTVERHAPYAP, encoded by the coding sequence ATGGTCGACCTCGACGCCCGCGCCGCACGCCTCGACGACTATCTGGCGGCGACGGGCCACGACGCCGTCTGGTTCGCCCGGCCGAACGCGTTCGCGTGGCTCACCGGCGGCCGGAACGCCCCGGCCCGCGAGGACGGCGTCGGCGTCGCCGCCGCGGGGTACGTCTCCGGCGACACGCCCGCGTTCCGCGCGGTCGCACCCGCCGGCGACGCCGAACGCATCGCGGACGAGGAGCTCCCCGACACGTTCGCCGTCGAGCCCGTCCCGTGGCACGAGTCGCTGGCCGAGGCCGTTGCCCGGGAATCGCCCGGCGCAGGTGCGGCCGATTTCGACGTTCCCGGACTGGACCGTATCGACGCCGGCGCGCTCCGCCAGCCGCTCGTCCCGAACGACGTGGACCGCTACCGCTCGCTGGCCGAGGAGACCGCCGCCGCGGTCGAGCGCGTCTGCCGCGAACTCGGACCTGATGACGCCGAGTACGAGGCAGCGTCGGCGCTGCGGATCGCGCTCTCCTCGGGCGAGATGTCCGCGCCGGTCGTGCGAGTCGCGGGCAGCGAGCGAGCCGAAGCGTACCACTCCCCGCCGGCGGGCGCCGACGAGCTCGGCGACTACGCGGTGGTGACCGTCACCGCGGAGCGCCGGGGCCTCCACGCCTCGCTCACGCGAACCGTCGCGTTCGACCCCCCGGAGCGCTTCGAGGAGCAGTTCCGGTCGGCGGCGCGAGCCGAGGCGACCGCGCTCGCGGCGACCCACGAGGCGGTCGACTCCGGCGGCGACGCGGGCGACGTGTTCGCGGCGATCCGGGAGGCGTACGCCGAACTCGGCTTCCCGGACGCCTGGGAGGACGGCGAGCAGGGCGGCGCGGCGGGGTTCGCCCGCCGCGAGTGGCTGGCCGCACCCGAGGCGGACCAGGACGTGCGGGCGCCGATGGGGTACGCGTACAACCCCGTCGTCGGCGGCGCGCGCAGCGAGGACACGTACCTGGTGTCGTCGGGCGATGAGCCCTTCGAGTGTCTGACTGCGACGCCGAACTGGCCCACGTTCGACGCCGAGGCGGTCGGGTTCGACCTGACCGTCGAACGGCACGCGCCGTACGCGCCCTGA
- a CDS encoding DUF2150 family protein, translating into MTDEDEPVETFYTEERWQNWIDRLKEEDLDLEDEDSARLLMNLQEDTAIAVAKVIEAYEDDQIDEERAHEELSEMQEIVLAEAPLENEEKAMLIESVQMSLEVVFYAAQEYLAAGAADEASVEEYVDAAADAEAEEDIDTAIGYIVQAGTRVIDGEEIDPALADEMEYGLVAEWINGLESLQNALASPETVEEED; encoded by the coding sequence ATGACCGACGAAGACGAGCCGGTGGAGACGTTCTACACCGAGGAGCGCTGGCAGAACTGGATCGACCGCCTGAAGGAGGAGGATCTGGACCTCGAGGACGAGGACTCCGCCCGCCTCCTGATGAACCTTCAGGAGGACACCGCCATCGCGGTCGCGAAGGTGATCGAGGCGTACGAGGACGACCAGATCGACGAGGAGCGCGCCCACGAGGAGCTCTCGGAGATGCAGGAGATCGTGCTCGCCGAGGCGCCGCTCGAGAACGAGGAGAAGGCGATGCTGATCGAGAGCGTCCAGATGAGCCTCGAGGTCGTGTTCTACGCCGCCCAGGAGTACCTCGCCGCGGGCGCGGCCGACGAAGCCAGCGTCGAGGAGTACGTCGACGCCGCCGCCGACGCCGAGGCCGAGGAGGATATCGACACCGCGATCGGCTACATCGTCCAGGCCGGGACGCGCGTGATCGACGGCGAGGAGATCGACCCCGCGCTGGCCGACGAGATGGAGTACGGGCTGGTGGCGGAGTGGATCAACGGGCTGGAGTCGCTGCAGAACGCGCTTGCCTCGCCCGAAACCGTCGAGGAAGAGGACTGA
- a CDS encoding metal-dependent hydrolase, with the protein MPSTLVHVAVGGLVGAALLGDRFTPKAIAVVLVAAAVPDLDSFLAPVIAGAHRSALHTLFLPALLGAVIYADARRDRSWLRERRGADASYVAGVAVAALLAGGILPDMVTNGVNALWPLHDQFYTVDGELTLSTTEGIVQTFVDLSPTPEETSRPSTTENTRYSTGADPTPWQADDGPTERVFPLVTAGWQLMLVGLAAATVSVRSWQTRGR; encoded by the coding sequence GTGCCCTCGACGCTGGTCCACGTCGCCGTCGGCGGCCTCGTCGGCGCCGCGCTGCTGGGTGACCGGTTCACGCCGAAAGCCATCGCGGTCGTGCTCGTCGCCGCGGCGGTCCCGGATCTGGACTCCTTCCTCGCACCCGTGATCGCGGGGGCCCACCGCTCGGCGCTGCACACGCTGTTCCTCCCGGCACTGCTCGGTGCCGTGATCTACGCCGACGCGCGGCGCGACCGCTCGTGGCTCCGCGAGCGCAGGGGGGCGGACGCCAGCTACGTCGCCGGCGTCGCGGTCGCAGCACTTCTCGCTGGCGGGATCCTTCCCGACATGGTGACCAACGGCGTCAACGCGCTCTGGCCGCTCCACGACCAGTTCTACACGGTCGACGGCGAACTAACGCTCTCGACGACGGAGGGGATCGTCCAGACGTTCGTCGACCTCTCGCCGACCCCGGAGGAGACCTCGCGGCCGTCGACGACCGAGAACACGCGGTACAGCACCGGCGCGGACCCGACCCCGTGGCAGGCCGACGACGGGCCGACCGAGCGGGTGTTCCCGCTCGTGACCGCGGGTTGGCAGCTCATGCTCGTCGGGCTCGCGGCGGCGACGGTGAGCGTTCGCTCGTGGCAGACCCGCGGGCGTTGA
- a CDS encoding TatD family hydrolase has product MDELDTPVLDNHLHLDPEHGQGMEAVREFEHLGGTHLLVVNKPSWHLGPVPSERADFRRAFEATIDAVADANEILPGKAWPVLGVHPGLISHLVDEGYEPEAARDLMQSGLDLAAEYVADQRALALKTGRPHYEVSDAVWDASNAVLKHGLALGAEHDCAVQLHTEGTDDLTEVAEWAEERGLPAEMVVKHYAGGELAGPTPSVMSEKDRLRTAAGAGEPFLMETDFVDDPDRPGAVLGPKTVPRRVRWLLEEDHDDAVENAHVETPERVYGIDTEATLARGE; this is encoded by the coding sequence ATGGACGAACTCGACACGCCGGTGCTGGACAACCACCTCCACCTCGACCCGGAGCACGGGCAGGGGATGGAGGCCGTCCGGGAGTTCGAACACCTCGGCGGCACCCACCTGCTCGTCGTGAACAAGCCCTCGTGGCACCTCGGCCCGGTGCCGAGCGAGCGGGCCGACTTCCGCCGGGCGTTCGAGGCGACGATCGACGCGGTCGCCGACGCGAACGAGATCCTGCCTGGGAAGGCCTGGCCCGTGCTGGGCGTGCACCCCGGCCTGATCAGCCACCTCGTCGACGAAGGGTACGAGCCGGAAGCGGCACGAGACCTGATGCAGTCCGGCCTGGATCTCGCCGCCGAGTACGTCGCGGACCAGCGCGCGCTGGCGCTCAAAACCGGGCGCCCCCACTACGAGGTCAGCGACGCGGTTTGGGACGCCTCGAACGCGGTGCTCAAACACGGGCTCGCGCTGGGGGCGGAACACGACTGCGCGGTCCAGCTCCACACCGAGGGCACCGACGACCTGACCGAGGTCGCGGAGTGGGCCGAGGAGCGCGGGCTGCCCGCCGAGATGGTCGTCAAACACTACGCCGGCGGCGAGCTCGCGGGCCCGACGCCGAGCGTGATGAGCGAGAAGGACCGCCTCCGGACGGCTGCGGGGGCGGGTGAGCCGTTCCTGATGGAGACGGACTTCGTCGACGACCCCGACCGGCCGGGCGCGGTGCTGGGGCCGAAAACCGTCCCGCGGCGCGTGCGGTGGCTGTTGGAGGAGGACCACGACGACGCAGTCGAGAACGCCCACGTCGAGACGCCCGAACGCGTGTACGGGATCGACACCGAGGCGACGCTCGCCCGCGGGGAGTAG
- a CDS encoding NADP-dependent malic enzyme, whose product MGLDDDAREYHRSDPPGKIEISTTKPTNTQRDLSLAYSPGVAAPCRDIDEDEDRAYEYTAKGNMVGVVSNGTAVLGLGDIGAQASKPVMEGKGVLFKRFADIDVFDIELDEAEVDAFCQSVEAMEPTFGGINLEDIAGPECFEIEQRLRESMDIPVFHDDQHGTAIISGAGLLNAVDVLDKEISEMEITFSGAGASALATARFYVELGADPDNITMCDSSGIITEQRAANDDVNEYKKEFARDLPEGDLADAMDGADMFVGLSVGGIVSQEMVQSMAEDPIVFAMANPEPEIGYEAAREARDDTVIMATGRSDYPNQVNNVLGFPFLFRGALDVRATSITENMKMAAAEALAELARKDVPDAVVKAYGDQPLQYGPEYVIPKPVDPRVLFEVAPAVAEAAMDEGVARTEIDVDAYSEKLEARLGKSREMMRVVLNKAKSTDQRIALAEGTDEKMVRAAAQIQEQGIGDPVLLGNGDEIRTIAADLGLDFTPEIVDPRVDETEAYADRLYELRQRKGVTRSEAGELIRRDTNYLGSAMVEQGDADALLTGLTHHYPSALRPPLEVIGTADDADYAAGVYMLTFKNRVVFIADATVNQDPSEEVLEEITKHTAELARSFNVEPRAALLSYSNFGSVENEGTAKPRDAAATLRNDPAVDFPVDGEMQADTAVVEEILTDTYEFSELDEPANVLVFPNLEAGNIAYKLLQRLGGAEAIGPMLVGMDEPVHVMQRGDEVKDIVNLAGVAAVDAQAE is encoded by the coding sequence ATGGGACTCGACGACGACGCCCGGGAGTATCACCGGTCCGATCCGCCCGGCAAGATCGAGATATCGACGACGAAGCCGACGAACACCCAGCGCGACCTCTCGCTGGCGTACTCGCCCGGCGTCGCGGCGCCGTGTCGCGACATCGACGAGGACGAGGACCGCGCCTACGAGTACACCGCGAAGGGGAACATGGTGGGCGTCGTCTCGAACGGGACGGCCGTGCTCGGGCTCGGTGATATCGGCGCACAGGCCTCCAAACCCGTGATGGAGGGGAAGGGCGTGCTGTTCAAGCGCTTCGCCGACATCGACGTGTTCGACATCGAACTCGACGAGGCGGAGGTCGACGCGTTCTGCCAGTCCGTGGAGGCGATGGAGCCCACCTTCGGCGGGATCAACCTCGAGGACATCGCTGGCCCGGAGTGTTTCGAGATCGAGCAGCGGCTCCGGGAGTCGATGGACATCCCCGTGTTCCACGACGACCAGCACGGGACGGCGATCATCAGCGGCGCGGGGCTGCTCAACGCGGTCGACGTCCTCGACAAGGAGATCTCCGAGATGGAGATCACGTTCTCCGGCGCCGGCGCGTCGGCGCTGGCGACCGCGCGGTTCTACGTCGAACTCGGCGCCGACCCCGACAACATCACCATGTGTGACTCCTCGGGGATCATCACCGAACAGCGCGCCGCGAACGACGACGTGAACGAGTACAAGAAGGAGTTCGCCCGCGACCTGCCCGAGGGCGACCTCGCGGACGCGATGGACGGCGCGGACATGTTCGTCGGGCTTTCGGTCGGCGGTATCGTCTCCCAGGAGATGGTGCAGTCGATGGCCGAGGACCCGATCGTGTTCGCGATGGCCAACCCCGAGCCGGAGATCGGCTACGAGGCGGCCCGCGAGGCCCGGGACGACACCGTGATCATGGCGACGGGGCGCTCGGACTACCCGAACCAGGTGAACAACGTGCTTGGGTTCCCGTTCCTGTTCCGTGGCGCGCTGGACGTGCGCGCGACCAGCATCACCGAGAACATGAAGATGGCCGCCGCCGAGGCGCTGGCCGAACTCGCCCGGAAGGACGTCCCCGACGCGGTCGTGAAGGCGTACGGCGACCAGCCCCTCCAGTACGGGCCGGAGTACGTCATCCCCAAACCGGTCGACCCGCGCGTGCTGTTCGAGGTCGCGCCCGCCGTCGCCGAGGCGGCGATGGACGAGGGCGTCGCCCGCACCGAGATCGACGTCGACGCCTACTCCGAGAAGCTGGAGGCGCGGCTGGGCAAGTCCCGGGAGATGATGCGGGTCGTGCTCAACAAGGCGAAAAGCACCGACCAGCGCATCGCGCTCGCGGAGGGCACCGACGAGAAGATGGTCCGCGCCGCCGCCCAGATCCAGGAGCAGGGCATCGGTGACCCGGTGCTGCTCGGCAACGGCGACGAGATCCGGACGATCGCCGCCGATCTCGGGCTCGACTTCACCCCGGAGATCGTCGACCCCCGCGTCGACGAGACCGAGGCGTACGCCGACCGGCTGTACGAGCTCCGCCAGCGCAAGGGCGTCACCCGGAGCGAGGCGGGCGAACTGATCCGCCGGGACACCAACTACCTCGGGAGCGCGATGGTCGAGCAGGGCGACGCCGACGCGCTGCTGACGGGGCTGACCCACCACTACCCGTCGGCGCTGCGCCCGCCGCTCGAGGTGATCGGCACCGCCGACGACGCCGACTACGCCGCCGGCGTGTACATGCTGACGTTCAAGAACCGCGTGGTGTTCATCGCCGACGCGACGGTGAACCAGGACCCAAGCGAGGAAGTGCTCGAGGAGATCACCAAGCACACCGCCGAGCTCGCCCGGAGTTTCAACGTCGAACCGCGGGCGGCGCTGCTGTCGTACTCCAACTTCGGCTCCGTCGAGAACGAGGGGACCGCCAAACCCCGCGACGCCGCCGCGACCCTGCGGAACGATCCCGCGGTGGACTTCCCCGTCGACGGCGAGATGCAGGCTGACACCGCGGTCGTCGAGGAGATCCTGACGGATACCTACGAGTTCTCCGAACTGGACGAGCCCGCGAACGTGCTCGTCTTCCCCAACCTGGAGGCCGGCAACATCGCGTACAAACTGCTCCAGCGCCTCGGCGGCGCGGAGGCGATCGGGCCGATGCTCGTGGGCATGGACGAGCCCGTCCACGTGATGCAGCGCGGCGACGAGGTCAAGGACATCGTCAACCTCGCGGGCGTCGCCGCCGTCGACGCACAGGCGGAGTAG
- a CDS encoding SHOCT domain-containing protein: MYDTVHEYAPPSPLGRTLVAVVAAFVGVPVLLLSLFGLTGSGGVTAILLLLPALLSLTVATHLTMGVVRQAAAAPEAAPGEQTDADQSVETPVETLRRRYAEGELNDAEFERRLDALLETEGETTTDSEREMAVER; this comes from the coding sequence ATGTACGATACGGTCCACGAGTACGCCCCTCCATCGCCGCTCGGACGGACGTTGGTCGCCGTCGTCGCCGCGTTCGTCGGGGTGCCTGTACTGCTACTCAGTCTGTTCGGACTGACGGGCAGCGGTGGGGTGACGGCGATCCTCCTGCTACTGCCCGCCCTCCTCTCGCTCACTGTCGCGACACACCTGACGATGGGCGTCGTCAGACAGGCGGCAGCAGCCCCCGAAGCCGCCCCGGGGGAGCAGACGGACGCCGACCAGTCCGTCGAAACCCCGGTCGAGACGCTCCGACGGCGCTACGCCGAGGGCGAGCTGAACGACGCGGAGTTCGAGCGCCGTCTCGACGCCCTGCTGGAGACGGAGGGTGAGACGACGACCGACTCCGAGCGGGAGATGGCCGTCGAGCGATAG
- a CDS encoding GNAT family N-acetyltransferase, giving the protein MEIRPYDPDDAEGLWDCKRAFELGLGSDTGSEEKQGKYEGKLDAQYRDEWFDWVERCVDADPRCVTVAVEADADTTDTVAGYVFVLPESHRFIWDAAVLNEIYVAPDHRGTGVADDLMDAAVSLARDQDLPLDRLVLDVDRENDRAGAFYERHGFEHWGEMVAREL; this is encoded by the coding sequence ATGGAGATCCGCCCGTACGACCCCGACGACGCCGAGGGGCTCTGGGACTGCAAGCGCGCGTTCGAGCTCGGCCTCGGCAGCGACACCGGCAGCGAGGAGAAACAGGGGAAGTACGAGGGGAAACTCGACGCCCAGTACCGCGATGAGTGGTTCGACTGGGTCGAGCGCTGTGTCGACGCGGACCCGCGGTGTGTGACCGTGGCGGTCGAGGCGGACGCGGACACCACCGACACCGTCGCCGGCTACGTCTTCGTCCTCCCCGAGAGCCACCGCTTCATCTGGGACGCGGCCGTCCTGAACGAGATCTACGTCGCGCCCGATCACCGCGGGACGGGCGTCGCCGACGACCTGATGGACGCCGCCGTCTCCCTCGCCCGCGATCAGGATCTGCCGCTGGACCGACTCGTGCTCGACGTGGATCGCGAGAACGACCGGGCGGGGGCGTTCTACGAGCGCCACGGCTTCGAGCACTGGGGCGAGATGGTCGCCCGGGAGCTCTGA
- a CDS encoding GNAT family N-acetyltransferase — MFPETVVTDRLRLVRADADDADALDLYEHWHAGAPNIEETTEYVTWSPYDHPHGVAETLADVADSAEDGEGAMYLLRPREGEDREERRSAGSRAEPGDDEFAGTAGLFVDWDSRVGGLGMWLRKPFWGRGYSGERADALLALAFDRLDLDLVRVSHLPENENSERAITKYVERHGGRRAGRFRNRVAFDDGSVHDTIEYSVSQREWREADGAETAVEFRE; from the coding sequence CTGTTCCCCGAGACGGTGGTGACCGACCGTCTGCGGCTGGTTCGGGCCGACGCCGACGACGCCGACGCGCTCGACCTGTACGAGCACTGGCACGCGGGCGCCCCGAACATCGAGGAGACCACCGAGTACGTCACGTGGAGCCCGTACGACCACCCCCACGGCGTTGCCGAGACGCTGGCGGACGTGGCCGACAGCGCCGAGGACGGTGAGGGAGCGATGTACCTCCTCCGTCCCCGCGAAGGGGAGGACCGCGAAGAGCGACGCTCCGCTGGCAGCCGGGCGGAGCCCGGCGACGACGAGTTCGCCGGGACGGCGGGGCTGTTCGTCGACTGGGACTCTAGGGTCGGCGGCCTCGGGATGTGGCTCCGGAAACCGTTCTGGGGGCGGGGGTACTCCGGCGAGCGTGCCGACGCCCTGCTGGCGCTGGCGTTCGACCGGCTGGATCTGGATCTCGTCCGGGTCTCACACCTCCCCGAGAACGAGAACTCCGAGCGCGCGATCACGAAGTACGTCGAGCGCCACGGCGGCCGCCGAGCGGGGCGGTTCCGGAACCGCGTGGCGTTCGACGACGGGAGCGTTCACGACACGATCGAGTACTCGGTCAGCCAGCGGGAGTGGCGCGAGGCCGACGGCGCCGAGACCGCCGTCGAGTTCCGGGAGTAA
- a CDS encoding heme A synthase: MKRPSYRRFALFTTALTGVLVALGVYTAATGSGLACSQQWPLCDGGVLPQTVPSFIEWFHRLVAMITGFAIVGVVAAAWRGDQGRRTALYATAALVLLPFQISIGAITVTLNGAIPWGYSVPTHAAHLLFALLIFTALTLSTITAYRGHYERSLFDRSRLAVGAALLLIPANYLVSRVSPVIDYGPFAQGAFALTALAAFAALVAAAVWLPETSLARYRPGVFVAGAAVFLVTLLGRDLVVYTDEARLVNGLLYLVAFAAVAVVAYAARGGSGEDRSIPA, encoded by the coding sequence ATGAAGCGTCCCAGCTACCGGCGGTTCGCCCTGTTCACCACGGCACTCACCGGGGTACTGGTCGCGCTCGGCGTCTACACCGCGGCGACGGGCTCCGGGCTGGCGTGCTCCCAGCAGTGGCCGCTGTGTGACGGGGGTGTGCTGCCACAGACGGTCCCGAGCTTCATCGAGTGGTTCCACCGCCTCGTCGCGATGATCACCGGGTTTGCGATCGTCGGCGTCGTCGCCGCCGCGTGGCGCGGCGACCAAGGTCGGCGGACGGCGCTGTACGCCACCGCCGCGCTCGTGCTGCTGCCGTTCCAGATCTCGATCGGCGCGATCACGGTGACGCTCAACGGCGCGATCCCGTGGGGGTACTCGGTGCCGACCCACGCCGCCCACCTGCTGTTCGCGCTGCTGATCTTCACCGCGCTGACGCTGTCGACGATCACCGCCTACCGCGGCCACTACGAGCGCTCGCTGTTCGACCGGAGCCGGCTCGCCGTCGGCGCCGCGCTGCTGTTGATCCCCGCGAACTACCTCGTCAGCCGAGTGAGCCCGGTTATCGACTACGGCCCGTTCGCACAGGGGGCGTTCGCGCTGACCGCGCTCGCGGCGTTCGCCGCGCTGGTCGCCGCCGCCGTCTGGCTCCCTGAGACGTCGCTCGCGCGCTACCGGCCGGGCGTGTTCGTCGCCGGGGCCGCGGTGTTCCTCGTGACGCTGCTCGGTCGGGATCTGGTGGTGTACACCGACGAGGCGCGCCTCGTCAACGGCCTGCTCTACCTCGTCGCGTTCGCCGCCGTGGCCGTCGTCGCCTACGCCGCCCGCGGCGGGTCCGGCGAGGATCGATCCATCCCGGCGTAA